The Fuscovulum sp. sequence AGAAAGCCCGCCTCAAGGGTGAGCTTCAAGGTCTGAAGGGAGAGGGCAAGCCCCTGCCCGACCACACCGCCGATGCCTTTGTCACGCCGGGTGAGGCGATGGGTTTCCGCATCATGGCCGAGGCGGGCGTCCTGCCCGAAGAGATTGTCCTGAAAAAGGAAGCCGCCCGGCTCATGGCCGAACTCGCCACGATCACCGATCCCGAGGCGCGCAAAGCGATGATGGCGCGCATTGCCGATGTGCAGATGCGGCAGGCCAT is a genomic window containing:
- a CDS encoding DUF1992 domain-containing protein; this translates as MSWLNRLAERQMQKARLKGELQGLKGEGKPLPDHTADAFVTPGEAMGFRIMAEAGVLPEEIVLKKEAARLMAELATITDPEARKAMMARIADVQMRQAMAEEARRAFLRG